The genome window CACCTTGGGAGCCTCTACCTCTACAGGTCTTTTCTTAAAGGCCTCGGCTACAACCTCAAATCTCAAATTAGCCATTCTTTCTTTTATTATTAATTATAAGTTTGCGGGTGCAAAGTTACGAAAAAATGAGCAAATTGCTAGCGTTTGAGCGTATTTTTTATGCAAAATTCAAACTTTTCTTATTCTTAGCCTGCAAAAGATAAGACAATTCACGCATATTATTTCTCGGATTTGAGTATTTTATCGCCGATTATTTCTCGGATTTGAGTATTTTAACGCGATTTATTTCTCGGATTTGAGTATTTTCGCTATATTTGCACCTGTTATTCAAACAGTTACGATTATGGCAGAATATATACATAGAAACATAGACTCAGAACTCTTCGCCTGGAAGGAAGATTCCATGCGGAAACCCTTGCTGCTTCGTGGTGCCCGACAGGTTGGGAAGTCATCAGCAGTTAAAAACTTGGGAAAGCAATTCGAGTATCTCGCCGAGGTAAACTTCGAACGTAACAAGGCAATCAAAACCTTCTTTCAGGGGGATATTGACGTACGATTGATTGCTAAAAAAATCAGTAGCTATATCAATGTCCCTATAGAAGCAGGTAAGACGCTCCTCTTTCTCGACGAAATCCAGGAATGCCCTGAAGCCATCATGGCACTACGCTTCTTCAAGGAAGATTATCCTGAACTGCATGTCATAGCCGCAGGATCACTTCTGGAATTTACGCTTCAGGAACTCCCTACTTTTGGAGTAGGAAGGATTCACTCGCTCTTCATGTATCCGATGACTTTCGATGAATTCCTGTATGCCAATCACGAAGAAGGACTCATTCTTCTCCGTAATGAAGCATACGGAAACCAGTCTTTAGATCAAGCCTTCCATGATAAACTCGTGGAATACTTCCGCACCTACCTGCTTGTTGGAGGCATGCCGGAATCTGTTCTGGCATGGACCAAGACACACGATTTCAACCGATGCAGAAACATCCAGGAAGACATCATTCTGACATACGAAGATGATTTCAGCAAGTATAAAAAGAGAGTCAACCCAGATTTACTGCGCACAACGATGCGTGGCATCTGTCATCAGGCAGGAGAGAAGTTGACATACAAGCAAATATCAGCAGATTATCAGAGTTCACAAATCAGAGAAGCCCTCCGCCTGTTGACACTTGCAGGAATCGTTACTCCTGTGGTCGCTACCTCGGGCAATGGTATTCCGCTGGATGCGGAAGCTGACGAGAAAAGCATGAAGGTCCTCTTTCTGGACCCAGGATTACTGTTAGCCGTGCTTCAACTGGAAGGCGACCTGTCTCAGCAGCTCATAGAACTTATTTTAGCCGGCACTCCTCAGGAACTTGTCAATAAGGGAGGCGTAACAGAAATGGTTGCCGGACTCGAGATGATGCGTTACAAACCATGCATCCAGCGCCAGAAGATGTTTTATTGGGAGCAGAAGGGGAAGAGTGTTGCCGAGATAGACTATCTGGAAATCCACAACATGAAGATTACCCCTATCGAAATCAAATCGGGCACTCAGGGCGGCATGAAGAGTCTCTGGCTATTCATGAGAGAGAAAAAGCTCACCGAAGCATTCCGTTGTTCCTTAGAGAATTTTGGATCATTTGATTACATTGACAAGCAGGACGATAATGCCATAAGGCATGTCACCATACTGCCTCTCTATGCATTATCCCTATTGAGAAGCCGTTAATAGTCTGCTAACAAGCAGGATTAGGAATAAAAGTGCCTTTTTCCTACATGGCGACGTAATTTTTCCTACGTCCTGACACAGAAACTCCTGCGTCGCCATGTAATTTCAAGGGCATTAGAAGAGAAAAAATCCCTTGCAACCACTAGAGTCGCAAGGGATTCACATCATCCACTTATCTATTTGTACCTTAATGATTTATTGAAGATTGGAGGTCGGCAATTAGAAACGGTATACAACAAAGCTGTTTGGCTTCATCTTCACGTTCAATACATTGCCCTGAACCTGTGCATCTGATACTACAGGAACAACCACATTTTTATTGTCTATCTTGTTTTCTGCCTGAATATCGTCGGCATGGAGAACAGTTACCTTACCTGAGTTCAACTTCTTGATACCATTAAAGGTGACGTTGATTTCCTTTGCCTCGTTAGAGGTGTTGGCAATCTTTACGATGTAGCTCTTGGTAGCCTTGTCGAAACAAGCGGTGGCATAGAGACCATTCTCACCTGCTACAGCCTTGCCGTTCTCGGTAAGTTTCAACACATTGGTACCCTTGTTCTCGCCGTAGAGCTGCTGAACATAGTAGTTGGCAGAACGGACAGAGCTGAGGTTATCGAACCAGATGAGGTCCGGACGCCACTGCCATCCCTCTACATGAGCGAAGAGAGGTGCATAGGTAGCCTGATAAACCACATCAGCATTACGCTCCAAACCGGTCATGAAAGCTGCCTCAGAAAGGGCTGCCTCCCAAGAGTTTGGATCATTCTCGGCATGAGCAGCATACTCGCCGGCAAAGACCTTAGGACCCTTGCGGTCGTACTTGTCGTAACGGCTGGCATTGCTGCGGAACCATTCCGGACTCTTGTAGTAGTGCTCATCCACCATGTCTACGCCCAACTTACGCATCTGCTTCCAACCGTAGTCGAAATCCTTTCCATCAGCAGATGGACCAGATGAACCGCAGATCTTGATCTTTGGATACTTGGCATGAATCTGCTCCATGAACTTCTGCAGACGCTCAGGATACATAGGACCCCACTGCTCGTTACCGATACCAATCTGCTTCAGATTGAATGGTGCTGGATGACCCATATCGGCACGGAGCTTACCCCACTTAGAGGTGACAGGACCATTGGCAAACTCGATGAGGTTGAGTGCATCGTCGATATAGCTCTGAAGATCCTTGACTGCTACATGTGCATTAGGATCCTTATCATCGTTCTGATACTGGCAAGCCAGACCTACAGAGAGAATAGGCAATGGCTCAGCACCAATCTTCTCTGAAAGGAGGAAATACTCATAGAAGCCCAAGCCCAATGACTGATAGTAGTTAGGGAAAAGGCGATGTGGGAAGGTATCTCTCCAGCGGTTCTCGTTCAGAGGACGGTTCTCAGGAGCGCCCACAGAGTTCTTCCACTCATAACGGGTATCGAGGTCGGTTCCCTCTACGATACATCCGCCAGGGAAACGGAAGATGCCTGGCTTCAAGTCAGCCAAATCCTGTACGAGGTCGGCACGGAGACCATTCCAGTTGTCCTCAGGGAAGAGAGAGATATGGTCGAGATCTACGCTCTCAGAACCCTTCTCCAGATAAACACGCATCAAACCCTTGGCATCGGTCTGAGGAGAAGTAAGGGTAGCAGTAAGCTTCTGCCATTTATTATTGGTGATGTTGATGACCTGCTTGGCAATGACATCATTCTTTGAATTGACGAGTTCTACGCGAATCTTGCCCTGCTTGCCATCGATGAGATGAAGACGGCCATATACGGTGAAATCGTACTTCATATCCTTCTTCAAGCCCATGCCGAAGAAGCCACGGTTCTCAAGACCAGTCTGCTTCTCACGTGCACCTGCGCTCTCAAGTGTTACATAATGAGGGTTGCGGTCGAAGGCAGGTTTTACGTCGCTGAGGGTTACATTTCCGAATGTATTCCATCCCATCAGGCGCTGTGGAAATTCGAAGGAACGGTTCTCTACCATCTCTGCATAAAGACCACCATCGGCACCGAAGTTGATATCCTCGAAGAAGATACCATACATGGTAGGCTGGATTTCTGCTCCAGGCTTGTTAGCCTGAACAGTAAACTGATGCTGTGCGAAAGCTCCGAGTGAAGACATCGCCAGCAATGCTGCTGCGAAAATTTTTGCTTTTCTCATATTGTTCGTTATTTTTATTTTTTAGGCTGTACCTACACTTTTCCGTGATAGGTGGTGCAAAGATAAAAAAATCCACCCCGAATAAGGTGGATTTTCTGTTTAAATATATTGGATTTTCGTATAAATCCCTGCTTTTCTACTATTTATCTAATGGAATGAGCACGAAAGTGAAGTTCTTATCGCCATAATGGAGGCGATATTTCTCCAAAGGCCATGCACCCCAAGAGTTCTCACCAGCCACACCAGAATGCTCTGCATCGAGGAAGAGATTGGTGAATTTTGACTTCTTCAGGTTGAAACTGTGGCGCTGATCCTTGTCATCACCATCATCCAGTTCTTCTGTATCGAAGTGGATGGCGGAAGCATAGAATGGCTTGCAGCTCTTCACCTTGAATCCGAAGCCGGAAGCATCGGTCTGGTTCCACCAGCGCATATCGCCCTTGGTACCACTCTCCTGTGGACGGATGTATGGGAAGTACTGGTTGTCGGCATCATCGCTGTAGATTCCGAGGCGCATGCAGTCCTCACGGTCAGAATAGTTCTCGATAGGACCACGACCGTAATACTGGCTCTTGTCCATATCGTATGGCAACTGCATCAGCATACCGAAACGGAACAGATCGCTGACCTTGGCATCATCAGAAGCATCAAACTCCTGGCTTACCTTCATCGCACCGGTGTTAGGCATGATGAGATAATCGATTTCCAGTTCACCCTTCACCTCTGGCATCTCATAGGTTGCACAGATGCTGATGGTGTTTGCCTTCTTATCCTTTTCAACAGCTACACCCTTCAGGTTCATGACAGGGTTCTTCCAAACCTGGAACTTCTTCTGCAGGCCTGCACCGAAATCATTATCGGTAGGAGCACGCCAGAAGTTGGGCTTCAGGGTACCGCCCTCGCCGAGGAGCGACTTGCCACGATAGGTATATTCAGAGATGAGACCGGTGGTACGGTTCACCTTCACGGTCAGATCAGGAGTAGTAACGGTGATCTCCTGCTCGCCCTTCTTGTCGATGAGCTTAGCCTTCACCTTCTTGCCGTCCTGAGCCTTAGCCATGTTTTCTGCACAATGACCGCAGCACTTCTTCTCTTTCACTGCCAGCTGGGCATAAGCCACAATCTGACCAGCCTCCATCAGAGGTTCAGCCTTCTTCAGACGGAAATCGATGTTGAGGAACACCTCCTTGCCCTTTACCTTAGAAAGGTCGTAAGGGATGGTGAAGTTCTTGGTCTGCTGGGCAGCCACTTCGATATCAGCGATGGTACCGTTCTGAG of Segatella copri contains these proteins:
- a CDS encoding ATP-binding protein: MAEYIHRNIDSELFAWKEDSMRKPLLLRGARQVGKSSAVKNLGKQFEYLAEVNFERNKAIKTFFQGDIDVRLIAKKISSYINVPIEAGKTLLFLDEIQECPEAIMALRFFKEDYPELHVIAAGSLLEFTLQELPTFGVGRIHSLFMYPMTFDEFLYANHEEGLILLRNEAYGNQSLDQAFHDKLVEYFRTYLLVGGMPESVLAWTKTHDFNRCRNIQEDIILTYEDDFSKYKKRVNPDLLRTTMRGICHQAGEKLTYKQISADYQSSQIREALRLLTLAGIVTPVVATSGNGIPLDAEADEKSMKVLFLDPGLLLAVLQLEGDLSQQLIELILAGTPQELVNKGGVTEMVAGLEMMRYKPCIQRQKMFYWEQKGKSVAEIDYLEIHNMKITPIEIKSGTQGGMKSLWLFMREKKLTEAFRCSLENFGSFDYIDKQDDNAIRHVTILPLYALSLLRSR
- a CDS encoding alpha-L-arabinofuranosidase C-terminal domain-containing protein, which codes for MRKAKIFAAALLAMSSLGAFAQHQFTVQANKPGAEIQPTMYGIFFEDINFGADGGLYAEMVENRSFEFPQRLMGWNTFGNVTLSDVKPAFDRNPHYVTLESAGAREKQTGLENRGFFGMGLKKDMKYDFTVYGRLHLIDGKQGKIRVELVNSKNDVIAKQVINITNNKWQKLTATLTSPQTDAKGLMRVYLEKGSESVDLDHISLFPEDNWNGLRADLVQDLADLKPGIFRFPGGCIVEGTDLDTRYEWKNSVGAPENRPLNENRWRDTFPHRLFPNYYQSLGLGFYEYFLLSEKIGAEPLPILSVGLACQYQNDDKDPNAHVAVKDLQSYIDDALNLIEFANGPVTSKWGKLRADMGHPAPFNLKQIGIGNEQWGPMYPERLQKFMEQIHAKYPKIKICGSSGPSADGKDFDYGWKQMRKLGVDMVDEHYYKSPEWFRSNASRYDKYDRKGPKVFAGEYAAHAENDPNSWEAALSEAAFMTGLERNADVVYQATYAPLFAHVEGWQWRPDLIWFDNLSSVRSANYYVQQLYGENKGTNVLKLTENGKAVAGENGLYATACFDKATKSYIVKIANTSNEAKEINVTFNGIKKLNSGKVTVLHADDIQAENKIDNKNVVVPVVSDAQVQGNVLNVKMKPNSFVVYRF